Proteins from a single region of Candidatus Ozemobacteraceae bacterium:
- a CDS encoding STAS domain-containing protein gives MSLTIECQERDNGAVIIDVRGEITFENSDILRDKLNELCDQGRCRLIIDLASLKYMSSAGMGVLVHGLKKTRQGKGDLRLVNLSAKMRRVFLITQFTHHFAVYNTLEDAVKSFATAAEGGTPFPSTKSSQQ, from the coding sequence ATGAGTCTTACCATCGAATGCCAGGAACGCGACAACGGTGCCGTCATCATCGACGTGCGCGGCGAGATCACGTTCGAGAATTCAGACATCCTGCGTGACAAGCTCAACGAGCTCTGCGACCAGGGGCGCTGCCGCCTGATCATCGATCTCGCCAGCCTGAAGTACATGAGTTCGGCCGGCATGGGCGTGCTCGTCCACGGCCTGAAGAAGACGCGGCAGGGCAAGGGCGACCTTCGCCTTGTCAATCTGAGCGCGAAGATGCGGCGCGTGTTCCTGATCACCCAGTTCACGCACCATTTCGCGGTCTACAACACCCTCGAAGACGCCGTGAAGAGTTTCGCAACGGCCGCGGAAGGTGGTACGCCATTTCCCTCGACGAAATCGTCACAGCAGTAA
- a CDS encoding uracil-DNA glycosylase: HQGVPLRFPEFEGRSVMARKKKEGGAGQPPASVDLFEILTPPGRESPYDFELARPSTKKSWAETFFAWAQADIEAGKASSSLSGIENSTSSIIQDSPHVIDAVASYASDSGVSEVSSAAQDTDDSFEKIRADIAACRRCSLCETRTNTVPGEGNPHARLILIGEAPGADEDATGRPFVGRAGQHLDKILAAAGFRREEVFIGNILKCRPPDNRTPTLDEMKCCTPFLRRQLALIKPQLIGLLGNTSCKYVLGPDVLGITKIRGTWFDSIFGIPCMPMYHPSYLLRNQSRERGSPNWEMWQDIQALKRRYDELA, translated from the coding sequence TCACCAAGGTGTTCCGCTCCGATTCCCCGAGTTCGAAGGACGAAGCGTAATGGCCAGGAAAAAGAAAGAGGGCGGCGCCGGCCAGCCCCCGGCAAGCGTCGATCTGTTCGAGATCCTGACCCCACCTGGGCGGGAATCGCCGTATGATTTCGAACTGGCTCGGCCGTCGACGAAGAAGAGCTGGGCCGAAACGTTTTTTGCCTGGGCTCAGGCAGATATTGAAGCCGGCAAGGCATCCTCGAGCCTGTCCGGCATCGAAAATAGCACATCAAGTATTATACAGGATTCACCCCATGTCATCGACGCGGTGGCGTCATATGCAAGTGATTCGGGCGTGAGCGAGGTTTCTTCCGCGGCACAGGACACAGACGATTCGTTCGAGAAGATTCGGGCAGATATCGCGGCATGCAGGCGCTGTTCTCTCTGCGAGACCCGCACGAACACGGTCCCGGGAGAAGGCAACCCCCATGCTCGTCTGATCCTGATCGGCGAGGCGCCGGGCGCCGACGAGGACGCGACGGGTCGCCCGTTCGTGGGCCGCGCCGGCCAGCATCTCGACAAGATTCTCGCCGCCGCGGGATTCAGGCGCGAGGAAGTGTTCATCGGCAACATTCTCAAGTGCCGCCCCCCCGACAACCGCACGCCGACCCTCGATGAGATGAAATGCTGCACGCCGTTCCTGCGGCGCCAGCTTGCCCTCATCAAGCCCCAGCTGATCGGACTGCTCGGCAACACCTCGTGCAAATACGTGCTGGGCCCAGATGTGCTCGGCATCACGAAGATCCGCGGCACATGGTTCGATTCGATTTTCGGCATCCCCTGCATGCCCATGTATCACCCGTCGTATCTGCTCCGCAACCAGTCGCGCGAACGGGGCAGCCCGAACTGGGAAATGTGGCAGGACATCCAGGCCCTCAAGCGCCGCTACGACGAACTCGCCTGA
- a CDS encoding bifunctional (p)ppGpp synthetase/guanosine-3',5'-bis(diphosphate) 3'-pyrophosphohydrolase: MSLDEIVTAVKAYNPEADFERIGKAYRFAQECHKDQFRASGESYFIHPEAVAMIVAQELRLDSTSICAALLHDVVEDTAATLQDLEAMFGPTLAQLVEGVTKLNKMFFSSATAAQAVNFRKMLFAMTNDVRVILIKLADRLHNLRTLQYLPPVKQKYVAKETLEIYAPLAHRLGINKIKSQLEELSFQILQPDQYKEISEFLVKQGLEGDAKLQEALHQIDKHLREVHIHADLSGRPKQIFSIWGKMQKHNLTLEGLYDFLGVRILTKSVKDCYGALGIVHKFWKPIPGRFKDYIAVPKPNMYQSLHTTVIYDGRPLEVQIRTEEMHRISEEGIAAHWDYKESSGKEATPDYKEKLSWLRNLIDWYQDAKDASEFMETVKVELFQYHVYVFTPKGDVVELPKGSTPVDFGYHIHTDVGHRCIGAKVNGHIVPLEYSLQNGDIVSIITSKIQKGPSRDWLKFVQSTNAKKKIRAWLKKEFREEFVGNGEKEFLETLSRMGGTKEEEKKIKLPAFVEEIKNIGFPNLDELYAGIGAGEVRAQQVIGKLFPDLVPRQAPPVVPSAQQPQRKPDREHRRKARKGPRIIAGGIESAEVKISRCCNPIPGDPIMGYITRGRGVTVHRTDCPNAKELYKQPEGRLIDVRWDMGVQVEQVDQSYRTRMRVETTDRPGMLNAVTSVISNQGVNIYSANARTTKQRTGVLDFSIEVANAQQLQALIRALLRVNGVTKVFRSDSPSSKDEA; this comes from the coding sequence ATTTCCCTCGACGAAATCGTCACAGCAGTAAAAGCCTACAACCCCGAAGCCGATTTCGAGCGCATCGGAAAGGCTTACCGGTTCGCCCAGGAGTGCCATAAAGACCAGTTTCGCGCCTCGGGCGAATCGTATTTCATTCATCCCGAAGCTGTCGCGATGATCGTCGCGCAGGAACTGCGGCTCGACTCGACGTCGATCTGCGCCGCCTTGCTCCACGACGTAGTCGAGGACACGGCCGCCACCCTGCAGGACCTCGAAGCCATGTTCGGGCCGACGCTGGCCCAGCTCGTCGAGGGCGTCACCAAGCTGAACAAGATGTTCTTCAGCTCCGCGACGGCGGCTCAGGCCGTGAACTTCCGCAAGATGCTGTTCGCGATGACGAACGACGTGCGCGTCATCCTGATCAAGCTCGCCGACCGGCTTCACAACCTCCGCACCCTCCAGTATCTGCCGCCGGTGAAGCAGAAATACGTCGCGAAAGAGACGCTCGAGATTTACGCTCCGCTGGCCCACCGTCTCGGTATCAACAAGATCAAGAGCCAGCTCGAAGAGCTTTCCTTCCAGATTCTTCAGCCAGACCAATACAAGGAAATTTCCGAGTTTCTCGTCAAGCAGGGCCTCGAGGGCGACGCCAAGCTCCAGGAAGCGCTGCACCAGATCGACAAGCACCTGCGCGAAGTTCACATCCACGCCGATCTATCGGGGCGACCGAAGCAGATTTTCTCGATCTGGGGCAAGATGCAGAAGCACAATCTCACGCTGGAAGGGCTCTACGACTTTCTCGGCGTGCGCATCCTGACCAAATCGGTCAAGGACTGCTACGGCGCGCTCGGCATCGTTCACAAGTTCTGGAAGCCGATTCCAGGGCGTTTCAAGGATTACATTGCCGTTCCCAAGCCGAACATGTATCAGTCGCTACACACGACTGTCATCTACGACGGCAGGCCGCTCGAAGTGCAGATCCGCACCGAAGAGATGCACCGCATCTCGGAGGAAGGTATCGCCGCCCACTGGGACTACAAGGAATCGAGCGGCAAAGAAGCGACGCCCGACTACAAGGAAAAGCTGTCGTGGCTCAGAAACCTCATCGACTGGTATCAGGACGCCAAGGACGCCTCCGAGTTCATGGAGACGGTCAAGGTCGAGCTGTTCCAGTATCACGTCTACGTCTTCACTCCGAAGGGCGACGTAGTCGAGCTTCCCAAGGGCAGCACGCCGGTCGATTTCGGGTATCACATCCACACCGACGTCGGACACCGCTGCATCGGCGCGAAGGTGAACGGGCACATCGTCCCCCTCGAATACTCGCTCCAGAACGGCGACATCGTCTCGATCATCACGAGCAAGATCCAGAAAGGCCCGAGCCGCGACTGGCTCAAGTTCGTCCAGAGCACGAACGCGAAGAAGAAGATCAGGGCCTGGCTCAAGAAGGAGTTCCGCGAAGAGTTCGTCGGCAACGGCGAGAAGGAGTTCCTCGAGACGCTTTCGCGGATGGGTGGCACGAAGGAAGAAGAAAAGAAGATCAAGCTTCCCGCCTTCGTCGAGGAGATCAAGAACATCGGTTTCCCGAACCTCGACGAGCTGTATGCCGGCATCGGAGCCGGCGAGGTCCGCGCCCAGCAGGTAATCGGGAAACTGTTTCCCGACCTCGTGCCCAGGCAGGCGCCGCCCGTCGTGCCGTCCGCGCAGCAGCCTCAGCGCAAGCCGGACCGAGAGCATCGCCGGAAGGCCCGGAAGGGGCCACGAATTATAGCAGGCGGAATAGAATCTGCCGAGGTCAAGATATCGCGCTGCTGCAATCCGATTCCGGGCGACCCGATCATGGGATACATCACTCGCGGACGAGGCGTGACGGTTCATCGCACCGACTGCCCGAACGCGAAAGAGCTGTACAAACAGCCCGAGGGGCGTCTGATCGACGTGCGCTGGGATATGGGCGTCCAGGTCGAACAGGTCGACCAGTCGTATCGGACGCGCATGCGCGTCGAGACGACCGACCGGCCGGGCATGCTGAACGCCGTCACGAGCGTGATCTCGAACCAGGGCGTGAACATCTACTCCGCGAACGCCCGCACGACGAAGCAGCGCACGGGCGTGCTCGACTTTTCGATCGAGGTCGCCAACGCCCAGCAGCTCCAGGCGCTCATACGGGCTCTGCTGCGGGTCAACGGCGTCACCAAGGTGTTCCGCTCCGATTCCCCGAGTTCGAAGGACGAAGCGTAA
- a CDS encoding carboxypeptidase-like regulatory domain-containing protein, which yields MAALALAVSGCLGAGGGGGVSTQPAVATQVSGQVYFAERQLYGGIAVVAKNAAGTTVATTYTGNAGIFSFQNLAAGIYSLTATTGDSETLFATGLQIGADQPVQVPETSLLAVKEAYFDRITSSSVRLVFKSNTAAVSQISYGASTLRTTVSASAATSHSIEVTGLASNTYYDFTIHLQTTSGQRVTRSGLGTWTASGATPTNLSISINSGAYESHSSAVTVYLRASGATQMRVGQKADLSDALLETYATSKSITLSGPDGTKTVYAQFRDASGNVSPILNASIFLATGKEGYLGVWIENGATAVTSTNVLLNLLYPGADKMQVANDAEFTVSYWERYTQYRRWNLPSGDGTKTVYARFSGTGIDSSLVFSASTLLSTPTETASGTASGTTGISSSTVDPDVLTDMIIGRNALPTTNAENISGKTFTLMLEGDSIQLTAAVIERGSLSSANGPTIIESSPIWTVNGITGGNEAYGTIDSLTGAYKTPNARPAVSKIEIRATSQNQYSESGATSVRSASIYIDLQDFWKPRKDGMKNDAGRDIPVYCLIADPIWQPNEDYFLFAGTNGNGVWWARVDSTVETDAATFTWNKSGLASTALITPLSHIVNSLAINTSNHDIAAATEDGVFILGGGIRDYSQVISIASGATKGIAWDRHNPDYLYITQDFGIDRIFQPYTEQPVKQTFWLKDYYTATKMVERTNTFASPPVPVQAYPNNTELLYTGTIRSLNLSFSDPNLLYFGTENGEFGYIKNAQKGTGPLVWQTNQPVFDTETGASRSFVNGYWLVDNNSKSLSPPNGIITDISVDPNSPWTMLVSSSVGAFRSINKGVSFTSLGVVTGINARGTLIDPTNVTYFFVGAEDGLFRSKDAGATWTKISSGLGGQLTVNCFTQSEGPPGSKRRIWVGTTGGVYAGAKSLDLY from the coding sequence ATGGCGGCTCTGGCGCTCGCGGTTTCGGGGTGTCTGGGAGCCGGGGGCGGCGGCGGCGTTTCGACCCAGCCGGCGGTGGCCACACAGGTTTCCGGCCAGGTGTATTTTGCCGAACGACAGCTCTATGGGGGAATCGCCGTCGTCGCGAAAAACGCCGCCGGCACCACCGTCGCGACGACCTACACCGGAAACGCCGGCATCTTTTCATTCCAGAACCTGGCGGCGGGCATCTACAGCCTCACGGCGACGACGGGAGACAGCGAGACGCTCTTCGCCACGGGGCTCCAGATCGGCGCGGACCAGCCCGTCCAGGTACCGGAAACATCGCTGCTGGCGGTGAAGGAGGCCTACTTCGACCGCATCACGAGCTCGAGCGTCAGGCTCGTGTTCAAATCGAACACTGCCGCTGTTTCCCAGATTTCCTACGGTGCTTCGACGCTCAGGACGACGGTTTCCGCGTCCGCGGCGACTTCTCATTCGATCGAGGTGACGGGGCTGGCATCGAACACCTATTACGACTTCACGATCCACCTGCAGACCACCTCCGGCCAGCGCGTGACCCGCTCTGGGCTCGGCACCTGGACAGCCTCGGGCGCCACGCCGACGAACCTCTCCATCTCGATAAATAGTGGTGCTTATGAATCACACAGTTCGGCCGTCACCGTCTACCTGCGAGCCTCCGGCGCGACGCAGATGCGGGTCGGCCAGAAGGCCGATCTGTCTGACGCTCTTCTCGAAACGTATGCCACCAGCAAAAGCATCACTCTGTCAGGTCCTGACGGCACGAAAACCGTGTATGCCCAGTTCCGCGATGCAAGCGGCAACGTCTCACCGATCCTCAACGCATCGATTTTTCTTGCTACCGGCAAGGAAGGATATCTTGGCGTATGGATCGAAAACGGCGCCACAGCAGTCACTTCCACGAATGTCCTCCTGAATCTCTTGTATCCAGGTGCAGACAAAATGCAGGTGGCCAACGACGCCGAGTTCACCGTCTCCTATTGGGAGCGCTACACGCAGTATCGTCGCTGGAATCTTCCTTCCGGAGACGGCACAAAAACCGTCTACGCCCGCTTTTCCGGAACAGGCATCGACTCGAGTCTGGTCTTTTCCGCCTCAACGCTTCTTTCCACACCCACGGAAACTGCTTCGGGAACAGCATCGGGAACTACTGGAATTTCCTCCTCAACTGTTGATCCCGATGTCCTAACAGACATGATAATCGGTCGTAACGCGCTACCAACGACGAATGCAGAAAATATTTCAGGAAAAACATTCACTCTCATGTTAGAGGGCGACTCAATCCAACTTACCGCAGCCGTCATCGAAAGGGGGTCACTCTCTTCTGCTAATGGGCCAACAATCATCGAAAGCTCACCGATATGGACTGTTAATGGAATCACCGGAGGGAATGAGGCATATGGCACTATTGATTCATTGACAGGTGCTTATAAAACTCCCAATGCACGTCCAGCGGTCAGCAAAATAGAAATTAGGGCAACTTCACAGAATCAATATTCTGAATCTGGAGCAACATCAGTTCGAAGTGCATCAATATATATCGACTTACAAGATTTCTGGAAACCTAGAAAAGACGGCATGAAAAATGATGCAGGCCGCGACATTCCTGTATACTGCCTGATTGCGGATCCAATTTGGCAACCCAATGAAGATTATTTTCTATTTGCCGGCACGAATGGAAACGGCGTCTGGTGGGCTCGTGTCGACTCCACGGTTGAAACTGATGCAGCAACATTTACCTGGAATAAAAGCGGACTTGCCTCGACTGCCCTGATCACACCTTTAAGTCATATAGTAAATTCGCTTGCAATCAACACGTCAAATCACGACATCGCGGCTGCAACAGAAGATGGTGTTTTCATCCTCGGAGGCGGCATAAGAGACTATTCTCAAGTCATTTCCATCGCTTCGGGCGCCACCAAAGGAATCGCTTGGGATCGGCATAACCCCGACTATCTTTACATCACACAAGACTTTGGAATCGACCGAATTTTTCAACCATACACAGAACAACCTGTTAAACAAACATTTTGGCTTAAAGATTATTATACCGCAACCAAAATGGTGGAAAGAACAAATACGTTTGCAAGCCCACCTGTCCCAGTGCAAGCGTATCCCAATAATACAGAGCTTCTCTATACAGGGACTATTAGATCTTTGAACCTCTCTTTTTCTGATCCAAATCTACTTTATTTCGGAACAGAGAATGGCGAATTCGGCTATATCAAGAATGCTCAAAAAGGAACTGGTCCTCTCGTTTGGCAAACCAATCAGCCGGTTTTCGACACTGAGACAGGCGCATCTCGTAGCTTCGTTAACGGATATTGGCTGGTAGACAACAATTCGAAATCATTGTCTCCGCCAAATGGAATTATTACTGATATATCAGTTGATCCCAATAGTCCCTGGACAATGCTTGTGTCTTCTTCGGTCGGAGCCTTCAGAAGCATCAACAAAGGAGTGAGTTTCACTTCCCTTGGGGTTGTTACAGGAATCAACGCACGTGGCACCCTGATTGATCCAACAAATGTTACGTATTTCTTTGTCGGAGCTGAAGATGGCCTATTTCGATCAAAAGACGCGGGTGCAACTTGGACAAAGATCAGTTCAGGCCTTGGTGGGCAACTTACAGTGAACTGCTTCACCCAGTCCGAGGGGCCGCCCGGCTCGAAGCGGCGCATCTGGGTCGGCACCACCGGCGGAGTCTACGCCGGCGCCAAATCGCTCGACCTGTACTGA
- a CDS encoding EcsC family protein gives MENMRGAYEQQQLNGIEAWEAQPPSTMARTMGFIAAPLAWAAQKMIPEEIMEKAIDAALKAAAAVSGSDDLLTDAKKLGFDAASVRDLAKAPLHVSDGLAENVITWAKGLAAAEGAVTGMTGLPGLTADIPALLVLTIRTIRRLGACYGFDSAEEAERSFILQTLRAGAANSMEDKKSAITGAAEIRTVLDAPDTAVSTREQGSILGREAFAAAIRNVAKQLCINLTRRKAVQVIPVVGGGVGAAMNVMFVSDVAEAAFRLYQKRRLEIQAVSTSAALAKK, from the coding sequence ATGGAAAACATGAGAGGCGCATACGAGCAGCAGCAGCTCAACGGGATCGAGGCGTGGGAAGCCCAACCCCCTTCGACGATGGCGAGAACGATGGGATTCATCGCGGCCCCTCTGGCCTGGGCGGCCCAGAAGATGATCCCCGAAGAAATCATGGAAAAAGCCATCGATGCCGCCCTGAAGGCCGCCGCCGCGGTTTCGGGAAGTGACGACCTGCTGACCGATGCGAAAAAGCTGGGTTTCGATGCCGCGTCGGTGCGCGATCTTGCCAAAGCCCCACTCCATGTTTCCGACGGGCTCGCCGAGAATGTGATCACCTGGGCGAAGGGACTGGCGGCGGCCGAGGGAGCCGTCACCGGCATGACCGGCCTGCCTGGCCTGACGGCGGATATCCCGGCTCTGCTCGTCCTCACGATCCGCACCATCAGACGCCTTGGTGCCTGCTACGGTTTCGACAGCGCCGAGGAGGCCGAACGCTCGTTCATCCTTCAGACGCTTCGCGCCGGGGCGGCAAACTCGATGGAAGACAAGAAAAGCGCCATCACCGGCGCCGCCGAGATCCGGACGGTCCTGGACGCCCCGGACACCGCCGTGTCGACCCGTGAGCAGGGCTCCATCCTCGGCCGTGAGGCTTTCGCCGCCGCCATCCGAAACGTGGCGAAACAGCTTTGCATCAACCTGACCCGCCGGAAAGCCGTGCAGGTCATTCCAGTCGTCGGGGGCGGCGTGGGCGCGGCGATGAACGTGATGTTCGTTTCCGACGTCGCCGAAGCCGCTTTCAGGCTCTACCAGAAGCGGCGGCTCGAGATACAGGCGGTCAGCACCTCCGCCGCCCTGGCGAAAAAATAG
- a CDS encoding sigma-54 dependent transcriptional regulator, with the protein MHDLLLIDDEKLILWGLKRDLERSGYRVWAYASAEEALPVAERQRFHAAVVDVRLPGMQGTAFLERLKQIDPDVQVIMVTAFADVETAVTAIRTGAFDFILKPYTLEKIRLTIQNAIEAARLKKVVASLATERAQRQPKYAVLGRSARMQEVIGAIERIGKAGAGVVLLGGESGTGKGLAANALHQIGPRASGPFIEINCGAIPENLFESELFGHEKGAFTGADEMKKGLMEVADGGTLFLDEVGEMPLPIQTKFLKALEEQTVRRVGGSRPIQVDLNIIAATNRDLSQAVRDGAFREDLFYRLNVVPIFLPPLRERQGDAMLLAGHFLEVYSAKYKRTLSGFADGARQLISTYHWPGNIRELKNSIERAVILEPGDQITAPSLGLGAQNGTVPGPASHTILQEVVPIPEGGMDLQGHLEEIERRYLEDALAKCKGNQSQTAKLLGMTRDILRYRLKKYGLADS; encoded by the coding sequence ATGCATGATCTGCTGCTGATCGACGACGAAAAACTGATTCTCTGGGGTCTCAAGCGCGACCTCGAACGCAGCGGATACCGGGTCTGGGCATACGCGAGCGCGGAAGAAGCTCTTCCCGTCGCGGAAAGACAGCGGTTCCACGCCGCGGTCGTCGACGTGCGCCTGCCAGGGATGCAGGGAACGGCGTTTCTGGAGCGGTTGAAGCAGATCGACCCCGACGTGCAGGTCATCATGGTCACGGCGTTCGCCGACGTCGAAACCGCCGTGACAGCGATCCGCACCGGAGCTTTCGACTTCATTCTCAAACCCTACACGCTTGAAAAAATACGACTCACGATACAAAACGCCATCGAGGCGGCGAGGCTCAAGAAGGTCGTCGCTTCTCTCGCCACGGAACGGGCTCAGCGCCAGCCGAAATACGCCGTCCTGGGCCGCTCGGCCAGAATGCAGGAAGTGATCGGCGCGATCGAACGCATCGGCAAGGCCGGGGCCGGCGTCGTCCTGCTCGGCGGCGAGAGCGGCACCGGCAAGGGACTCGCCGCGAACGCGCTTCATCAGATCGGGCCGCGGGCTTCGGGGCCCTTCATCGAGATCAACTGCGGGGCGATTCCCGAGAACCTGTTCGAATCCGAGCTGTTCGGTCACGAAAAAGGCGCGTTCACGGGCGCGGACGAGATGAAGAAGGGGCTGATGGAGGTTGCGGATGGGGGGACTCTGTTTCTCGACGAAGTTGGCGAAATGCCGCTTCCGATCCAGACGAAGTTTCTCAAGGCGCTCGAAGAGCAGACCGTCAGGCGGGTGGGAGGAAGCCGGCCGATCCAGGTCGACCTGAACATCATCGCCGCCACCAACCGTGATCTGTCACAGGCGGTCAGGGACGGCGCATTTCGCGAAGATCTGTTTTACCGCCTGAATGTCGTGCCGATTTTCCTGCCTCCGCTCCGGGAACGCCAGGGCGACGCCATGCTGCTCGCCGGACATTTTCTCGAAGTATACTCTGCAAAATATAAAAGAACGCTCAGCGGCTTCGCCGACGGCGCCCGCCAGCTCATTTCCACCTATCACTGGCCGGGAAACATTCGCGAGCTCAAGAACAGCATCGAGCGTGCCGTGATTCTCGAACCAGGTGACCAGATCACGGCGCCGAGCCTGGGCCTTGGTGCGCAAAACGGGACGGTTCCCGGGCCTGCTTCCCATACCATTCTCCAGGAAGTCGTCCCCATTCCCGAGGGGGGAATGGATCTCCAGGGGCATCTCGAAGAGATCGAGCGCCGCTACCTCGAAGACGCTCTCGCGAAATGTAAGGGAAACCAGTCCCAGACCGCCAAACTTCTCGGCATGACTCGGGATATTCTTCGGTACCGCCTCAAGAAATACGGTCTTGCCGATTCCTGA